A portion of the Vulpes vulpes isolate BD-2025 chromosome 5, VulVul3, whole genome shotgun sequence genome contains these proteins:
- the SIRT3 gene encoding NAD-dependent protein deacetylase sirtuin-3, mitochondrial isoform X1 produces the protein MTRCARPALAALGLWGPAGWRSLYTGVRDVLGEGHQRPSPGRMDMGAASLWGVRKAPCAVELAVLNSGITGGRRPISFSTRTSSIFGSGGDHKKEKLFLQDIAELIRARACQRVLVMVGAGISTPSGIPDFRSPGSGLYSNLQQYDLPYPEAVFELAFFSHNPKPFFTLAKELYLKNYRPNIIHYFLRLLHDKGLLLRLYTQNIDGLERVSGIPASKLVEAHGSFASATCTVCRRPSSGKDIWADVSMDKIPRCPVCTGVVKPDIVFFGETLPQRFLLHVLDFPMADLLLILGTSLEVEPFASLSEAVRSSVPRLLINRDVVGPFAWCPRSRDVVQLGDVVHSVERLVELLGWREELQDLIQQETEKLDGRDG, from the exons ATGACGCGGTGCGCTCGGCCTGCTCTCGCGGCCCTCGGGCTCTGGGGCCCGGCAG GGTGGAGGAGTCTCTATACTGGAGTCAGAGATGTCCTGGGGGAGGGTCATCAACGGCCTTCTCCCGGAAGAATGGACATGGGGGCTGCCAGTCTTTGGGGTGTGAGAAAGGCGCCCTGTGCAGTGGAGCTGGCAGTCCTGAACTCTGG CATTACAGGCGGAAGAAGACCCATATCTTTTTCCACTAGAACCTCAAGCATCTTTGGAAGCGGAGGTGACCATAAGAAGGAGAAGCTTTTTCTGCAGGATATAGCAGAACTGATTCGAGCCAGAGCCTGCCAGAGGGTGCTGGTCATGGTGGGGGCTGGCATCAGCACACCCAGCGGCATTCCGGACTTCAG GTCTCCCGGGAGCGGCCTCTATAGCAACCTGCAGCAGTATGACCTCCCATACCCCGAGGCTGTTTTTGAGCTGGCTTTCTTCTCTCACAACCCCAAGCCCTTTTTCACTTTGGCCAAGGAGCTGTACCTTAAGAACTACAGGCCCAACATCATACACTACTTCCTCCGACTGCTCCACGACAAGGGGCTGCTTCTGCGGCTCTACACGCAGAATATCGACGGGCTCGAGAGAG TATCTGGGATCCCTGCCTCAAAGCTGGTTGAAGCTCATGGATCCTTCGCCTCCGCCACGTGCACTGTCTGCCGAAGACCCTCCTCAGGGAAGGACATTTGG GCCGACGTGAGCATGGACAAGATCCCCCGCTGCCCAGTGTGCACTGGCGTTGTGAAGCCTGACATCGTGTTCTTTGGGGAGACACTGCCTCAGAGGTTCCTGCTGCATGTACTTGATTTCCCAATGGCAGATCTGCTGCTCATCCTCGGGACCTCCCTGGAG GTAGAACCTTTCGCCAGCTTGTCTGAGGCTGTGCGGAGCTCAGTGCCCCGACTGCTCATCAACCGGGACGTGGTGGGGCCCTTTGCCTGGTGTCCTCGCAGCAGGGATGTGGTCCAGCTGGGGGATGTGGTTCACAGCGTGGAAAGGCTGGTGGAGCTTCTGGGCTGGAGAGAAGAGCTGCAGGACCTCATCCAACAGGAAACTGAAAAG CTCGATGGACGGGACGGATAG
- the SIRT3 gene encoding NAD-dependent protein deacetylase sirtuin-3, mitochondrial isoform X4, which translates to MTRCARPALAALGLWGPAGWRSLYTGVRDVLGEGHQRPSPGRMDMGAASLWGVRKAPCAVELAVLNSGITGGRRPISFSTRTSSIFGSGGDHKKEKLFLQDIAELIRARACQRVLVMVGAGISTPSGIPDFRSPGSGLYSNLQQYDLPYPEAVFELAFFSHNPKPFFTLAKELYLKNYRPNIIHYFLRLLHDKGLLLRLYTQNIDGLERVSGIPASKLVEAHGSFASATCTVCRRPSSGKDIWVEPFASLSEAVRSSVPRLLINRDVVGPFAWCPRSRDVVQLGDVVHSVERLVELLGWREELQDLIQQETEKLDGRDG; encoded by the exons ATGACGCGGTGCGCTCGGCCTGCTCTCGCGGCCCTCGGGCTCTGGGGCCCGGCAG GGTGGAGGAGTCTCTATACTGGAGTCAGAGATGTCCTGGGGGAGGGTCATCAACGGCCTTCTCCCGGAAGAATGGACATGGGGGCTGCCAGTCTTTGGGGTGTGAGAAAGGCGCCCTGTGCAGTGGAGCTGGCAGTCCTGAACTCTGG CATTACAGGCGGAAGAAGACCCATATCTTTTTCCACTAGAACCTCAAGCATCTTTGGAAGCGGAGGTGACCATAAGAAGGAGAAGCTTTTTCTGCAGGATATAGCAGAACTGATTCGAGCCAGAGCCTGCCAGAGGGTGCTGGTCATGGTGGGGGCTGGCATCAGCACACCCAGCGGCATTCCGGACTTCAG GTCTCCCGGGAGCGGCCTCTATAGCAACCTGCAGCAGTATGACCTCCCATACCCCGAGGCTGTTTTTGAGCTGGCTTTCTTCTCTCACAACCCCAAGCCCTTTTTCACTTTGGCCAAGGAGCTGTACCTTAAGAACTACAGGCCCAACATCATACACTACTTCCTCCGACTGCTCCACGACAAGGGGCTGCTTCTGCGGCTCTACACGCAGAATATCGACGGGCTCGAGAGAG TATCTGGGATCCCTGCCTCAAAGCTGGTTGAAGCTCATGGATCCTTCGCCTCCGCCACGTGCACTGTCTGCCGAAGACCCTCCTCAGGGAAGGACATTTGG GTAGAACCTTTCGCCAGCTTGTCTGAGGCTGTGCGGAGCTCAGTGCCCCGACTGCTCATCAACCGGGACGTGGTGGGGCCCTTTGCCTGGTGTCCTCGCAGCAGGGATGTGGTCCAGCTGGGGGATGTGGTTCACAGCGTGGAAAGGCTGGTGGAGCTTCTGGGCTGGAGAGAAGAGCTGCAGGACCTCATCCAACAGGAAACTGAAAAG CTCGATGGACGGGACGGATAG
- the SIRT3 gene encoding NAD-dependent protein deacetylase sirtuin-3, mitochondrial isoform X3 codes for MTRCARPALAALGLWGPAGWRSLYTGVRDVLGEGHQRPSPGRMDMGAASLWGVRKAPCAVELAVLNSGITGGRRPISFSTRTSSIFGSGGDHKKEKLFLQDIAELIRARACQRVLVMVGAGISTPSGIPDFRSPGSGLYSNLQQYDLPYPEAVFELAFFSHNPKPFFTLAKELYLKNYRPNIIHYFLRLLHDKGLLLRLYTQNIDGLERVSGIPASKLVEAHGSFASATCTVCRRPSSGKDIWADVSMDKIPRCPVCTGVVKPDIVFFGETLPQRFLLHVLDFPMADLLLILGTSLEVPRTHLWTHSRSSTSRSEARDVTRATNVTLQ; via the exons ATGACGCGGTGCGCTCGGCCTGCTCTCGCGGCCCTCGGGCTCTGGGGCCCGGCAG GGTGGAGGAGTCTCTATACTGGAGTCAGAGATGTCCTGGGGGAGGGTCATCAACGGCCTTCTCCCGGAAGAATGGACATGGGGGCTGCCAGTCTTTGGGGTGTGAGAAAGGCGCCCTGTGCAGTGGAGCTGGCAGTCCTGAACTCTGG CATTACAGGCGGAAGAAGACCCATATCTTTTTCCACTAGAACCTCAAGCATCTTTGGAAGCGGAGGTGACCATAAGAAGGAGAAGCTTTTTCTGCAGGATATAGCAGAACTGATTCGAGCCAGAGCCTGCCAGAGGGTGCTGGTCATGGTGGGGGCTGGCATCAGCACACCCAGCGGCATTCCGGACTTCAG GTCTCCCGGGAGCGGCCTCTATAGCAACCTGCAGCAGTATGACCTCCCATACCCCGAGGCTGTTTTTGAGCTGGCTTTCTTCTCTCACAACCCCAAGCCCTTTTTCACTTTGGCCAAGGAGCTGTACCTTAAGAACTACAGGCCCAACATCATACACTACTTCCTCCGACTGCTCCACGACAAGGGGCTGCTTCTGCGGCTCTACACGCAGAATATCGACGGGCTCGAGAGAG TATCTGGGATCCCTGCCTCAAAGCTGGTTGAAGCTCATGGATCCTTCGCCTCCGCCACGTGCACTGTCTGCCGAAGACCCTCCTCAGGGAAGGACATTTGG GCCGACGTGAGCATGGACAAGATCCCCCGCTGCCCAGTGTGCACTGGCGTTGTGAAGCCTGACATCGTGTTCTTTGGGGAGACACTGCCTCAGAGGTTCCTGCTGCATGTACTTGATTTCCCAATGGCAGATCTGCTGCTCATCCTCGGGACCTCCCTGGAG GTACCTAGGACACACCTGTGGACACATTCTAGAAGCTCTACCTCTAGATCTGAAGCTCGGGATGTGACAAGAGCAACAAACGTGACCCTGCAATGA
- the SIRT3 gene encoding NAD-dependent protein deacetylase sirtuin-3, mitochondrial isoform X6 → MTRCARPALAALGLWGPAGWRSLYTGVRDVLGEGHQRPSPGRMDMGAASLWGVRKAPCAVELAVLNSGITGGRRPISFSTRTSSIFGSGGDHKKEKLFLQDIAELIRARACQRVLVMVGAGISTPSGIPDFRSPGSGLYSNLQQYDLPYPEAVFELAFFSHNPKPFFTLAKELYLKNYRPNIIHYFLRLLHDKGLLLRLYTQNIDGLERVSGIPASKLVEAHGSFASATCTVCRRPSSGKDIWADVSMDKIPRCPVCTGVVKPDIVFFGETLPQRFLLHVLDFPMADLLLILGTSLEDTPVDTF, encoded by the exons ATGACGCGGTGCGCTCGGCCTGCTCTCGCGGCCCTCGGGCTCTGGGGCCCGGCAG GGTGGAGGAGTCTCTATACTGGAGTCAGAGATGTCCTGGGGGAGGGTCATCAACGGCCTTCTCCCGGAAGAATGGACATGGGGGCTGCCAGTCTTTGGGGTGTGAGAAAGGCGCCCTGTGCAGTGGAGCTGGCAGTCCTGAACTCTGG CATTACAGGCGGAAGAAGACCCATATCTTTTTCCACTAGAACCTCAAGCATCTTTGGAAGCGGAGGTGACCATAAGAAGGAGAAGCTTTTTCTGCAGGATATAGCAGAACTGATTCGAGCCAGAGCCTGCCAGAGGGTGCTGGTCATGGTGGGGGCTGGCATCAGCACACCCAGCGGCATTCCGGACTTCAG GTCTCCCGGGAGCGGCCTCTATAGCAACCTGCAGCAGTATGACCTCCCATACCCCGAGGCTGTTTTTGAGCTGGCTTTCTTCTCTCACAACCCCAAGCCCTTTTTCACTTTGGCCAAGGAGCTGTACCTTAAGAACTACAGGCCCAACATCATACACTACTTCCTCCGACTGCTCCACGACAAGGGGCTGCTTCTGCGGCTCTACACGCAGAATATCGACGGGCTCGAGAGAG TATCTGGGATCCCTGCCTCAAAGCTGGTTGAAGCTCATGGATCCTTCGCCTCCGCCACGTGCACTGTCTGCCGAAGACCCTCCTCAGGGAAGGACATTTGG GCCGACGTGAGCATGGACAAGATCCCCCGCTGCCCAGTGTGCACTGGCGTTGTGAAGCCTGACATCGTGTTCTTTGGGGAGACACTGCCTCAGAGGTTCCTGCTGCATGTACTTGATTTCCCAATGGCAGATCTGCTGCTCATCCTCGGGACCTCCCTGGAG GACACACCTGTGGACACATTCTAG
- the SIRT3 gene encoding NAD-dependent protein deacetylase sirtuin-3, mitochondrial isoform X11 yields the protein MTRCARPALAALGLWGPAVSGIPASKLVEAHGSFASATCTVCRRPSSGKDIWADVSMDKIPRCPVCTGVVKPDIVFFGETLPQRFLLHVLDFPMADLLLILGTSLEVEPFASLSEAVRSSVPRLLINRDVVGPFAWCPRSRDVVQLGDVVHSVERLVELLGWREELQDLIQQETEKLDGRDG from the exons ATGACGCGGTGCGCTCGGCCTGCTCTCGCGGCCCTCGGGCTCTGGGGCCCGGCAG TATCTGGGATCCCTGCCTCAAAGCTGGTTGAAGCTCATGGATCCTTCGCCTCCGCCACGTGCACTGTCTGCCGAAGACCCTCCTCAGGGAAGGACATTTGG GCCGACGTGAGCATGGACAAGATCCCCCGCTGCCCAGTGTGCACTGGCGTTGTGAAGCCTGACATCGTGTTCTTTGGGGAGACACTGCCTCAGAGGTTCCTGCTGCATGTACTTGATTTCCCAATGGCAGATCTGCTGCTCATCCTCGGGACCTCCCTGGAG GTAGAACCTTTCGCCAGCTTGTCTGAGGCTGTGCGGAGCTCAGTGCCCCGACTGCTCATCAACCGGGACGTGGTGGGGCCCTTTGCCTGGTGTCCTCGCAGCAGGGATGTGGTCCAGCTGGGGGATGTGGTTCACAGCGTGGAAAGGCTGGTGGAGCTTCTGGGCTGGAGAGAAGAGCTGCAGGACCTCATCCAACAGGAAACTGAAAAG CTCGATGGACGGGACGGATAG
- the SIRT3 gene encoding NAD-dependent protein deacetylase sirtuin-3, mitochondrial isoform X8, producing MPHHPVPGWRSLYTGVRDVLGEGHQRPSPGRMDMGAASLWGVRKAPCAVELAVLNSGITGGRRPISFSTRTSSIFGSGGDHKKEKLFLQDIAELIRARACQRVLVMVGAGISTPSGIPDFRSPGSGLYSNLQQYDLPYPEAVFELAFFSHNPKPFFTLAKELYLKNYRPNIIHYFLRLLHDKGLLLRLYTQNIDGLERVSGIPASKLVEAHGSFASATCTVCRRPSSGKDIWADVSMDKIPRCPVCTGVVKPDIVFFGETLPQRFLLHVLDFPMADLLLILGTSLEVEPFASLSEAVRSSVPRLLINRDVVGPFAWCPRSRDVVQLGDVVHSVERLVELLGWREELQDLIQQETEKLDGRDG from the exons ATGCCCCACCATCCCGTCCCAG GGTGGAGGAGTCTCTATACTGGAGTCAGAGATGTCCTGGGGGAGGGTCATCAACGGCCTTCTCCCGGAAGAATGGACATGGGGGCTGCCAGTCTTTGGGGTGTGAGAAAGGCGCCCTGTGCAGTGGAGCTGGCAGTCCTGAACTCTGG CATTACAGGCGGAAGAAGACCCATATCTTTTTCCACTAGAACCTCAAGCATCTTTGGAAGCGGAGGTGACCATAAGAAGGAGAAGCTTTTTCTGCAGGATATAGCAGAACTGATTCGAGCCAGAGCCTGCCAGAGGGTGCTGGTCATGGTGGGGGCTGGCATCAGCACACCCAGCGGCATTCCGGACTTCAG GTCTCCCGGGAGCGGCCTCTATAGCAACCTGCAGCAGTATGACCTCCCATACCCCGAGGCTGTTTTTGAGCTGGCTTTCTTCTCTCACAACCCCAAGCCCTTTTTCACTTTGGCCAAGGAGCTGTACCTTAAGAACTACAGGCCCAACATCATACACTACTTCCTCCGACTGCTCCACGACAAGGGGCTGCTTCTGCGGCTCTACACGCAGAATATCGACGGGCTCGAGAGAG TATCTGGGATCCCTGCCTCAAAGCTGGTTGAAGCTCATGGATCCTTCGCCTCCGCCACGTGCACTGTCTGCCGAAGACCCTCCTCAGGGAAGGACATTTGG GCCGACGTGAGCATGGACAAGATCCCCCGCTGCCCAGTGTGCACTGGCGTTGTGAAGCCTGACATCGTGTTCTTTGGGGAGACACTGCCTCAGAGGTTCCTGCTGCATGTACTTGATTTCCCAATGGCAGATCTGCTGCTCATCCTCGGGACCTCCCTGGAG GTAGAACCTTTCGCCAGCTTGTCTGAGGCTGTGCGGAGCTCAGTGCCCCGACTGCTCATCAACCGGGACGTGGTGGGGCCCTTTGCCTGGTGTCCTCGCAGCAGGGATGTGGTCCAGCTGGGGGATGTGGTTCACAGCGTGGAAAGGCTGGTGGAGCTTCTGGGCTGGAGAGAAGAGCTGCAGGACCTCATCCAACAGGAAACTGAAAAG CTCGATGGACGGGACGGATAG
- the SIRT3 gene encoding NAD-dependent protein deacetylase sirtuin-3, mitochondrial isoform X2: protein MDMGAASLWGVRKAPCAVELAVLNSGITGGRRPISFSTRTSSIFGSGGDHKKEKLFLQDIAELIRARACQRVLVMVGAGISTPSGIPDFRSPGSGLYSNLQQYDLPYPEAVFELAFFSHNPKPFFTLAKELYLKNYRPNIIHYFLRLLHDKGLLLRLYTQNIDGLERVSGIPASKLVEAHGSFASATCTVCRRPSSGKDIWADVSMDKIPRCPVCTGVVKPDIVFFGETLPQRFLLHVLDFPMADLLLILGTSLEVEPFASLSEAVRSSVPRLLINRDVVGPFAWCPRSRDVVQLGDVVHSVERLVELLGWREELQDLIQQETEKLDGRDG, encoded by the exons ATGGACATGGGGGCTGCCAGTCTTTGGGGTGTGAGAAAGGCGCCCTGTGCAGTGGAGCTGGCAGTCCTGAACTCTGG CATTACAGGCGGAAGAAGACCCATATCTTTTTCCACTAGAACCTCAAGCATCTTTGGAAGCGGAGGTGACCATAAGAAGGAGAAGCTTTTTCTGCAGGATATAGCAGAACTGATTCGAGCCAGAGCCTGCCAGAGGGTGCTGGTCATGGTGGGGGCTGGCATCAGCACACCCAGCGGCATTCCGGACTTCAG GTCTCCCGGGAGCGGCCTCTATAGCAACCTGCAGCAGTATGACCTCCCATACCCCGAGGCTGTTTTTGAGCTGGCTTTCTTCTCTCACAACCCCAAGCCCTTTTTCACTTTGGCCAAGGAGCTGTACCTTAAGAACTACAGGCCCAACATCATACACTACTTCCTCCGACTGCTCCACGACAAGGGGCTGCTTCTGCGGCTCTACACGCAGAATATCGACGGGCTCGAGAGAG TATCTGGGATCCCTGCCTCAAAGCTGGTTGAAGCTCATGGATCCTTCGCCTCCGCCACGTGCACTGTCTGCCGAAGACCCTCCTCAGGGAAGGACATTTGG GCCGACGTGAGCATGGACAAGATCCCCCGCTGCCCAGTGTGCACTGGCGTTGTGAAGCCTGACATCGTGTTCTTTGGGGAGACACTGCCTCAGAGGTTCCTGCTGCATGTACTTGATTTCCCAATGGCAGATCTGCTGCTCATCCTCGGGACCTCCCTGGAG GTAGAACCTTTCGCCAGCTTGTCTGAGGCTGTGCGGAGCTCAGTGCCCCGACTGCTCATCAACCGGGACGTGGTGGGGCCCTTTGCCTGGTGTCCTCGCAGCAGGGATGTGGTCCAGCTGGGGGATGTGGTTCACAGCGTGGAAAGGCTGGTGGAGCTTCTGGGCTGGAGAGAAGAGCTGCAGGACCTCATCCAACAGGAAACTGAAAAG CTCGATGGACGGGACGGATAG
- the SIRT3 gene encoding NAD-dependent protein deacetylase sirtuin-3, mitochondrial isoform X9: MDMGAASLWGVRKAPCAVELAVLNSGITGGRRPISFSTRTSSIFGSGGDHKKEKLFLQDIAELIRARACQRVLVMVGAGISTPSGIPDFRSPGSGLYSNLQQYDLPYPEAVFELAFFSHNPKPFFTLAKELYLKNYRPNIIHYFLRLLHDKGLLLRLYTQNIDGLERVSGIPASKLVEAHGSFASATCTVCRRPSSGKDIWADVSMDKIPRCPVCTGVVKPDIVFFGETLPQRFLLHVLDFPMADLLLILGTSLEDTPVDTF; this comes from the exons ATGGACATGGGGGCTGCCAGTCTTTGGGGTGTGAGAAAGGCGCCCTGTGCAGTGGAGCTGGCAGTCCTGAACTCTGG CATTACAGGCGGAAGAAGACCCATATCTTTTTCCACTAGAACCTCAAGCATCTTTGGAAGCGGAGGTGACCATAAGAAGGAGAAGCTTTTTCTGCAGGATATAGCAGAACTGATTCGAGCCAGAGCCTGCCAGAGGGTGCTGGTCATGGTGGGGGCTGGCATCAGCACACCCAGCGGCATTCCGGACTTCAG GTCTCCCGGGAGCGGCCTCTATAGCAACCTGCAGCAGTATGACCTCCCATACCCCGAGGCTGTTTTTGAGCTGGCTTTCTTCTCTCACAACCCCAAGCCCTTTTTCACTTTGGCCAAGGAGCTGTACCTTAAGAACTACAGGCCCAACATCATACACTACTTCCTCCGACTGCTCCACGACAAGGGGCTGCTTCTGCGGCTCTACACGCAGAATATCGACGGGCTCGAGAGAG TATCTGGGATCCCTGCCTCAAAGCTGGTTGAAGCTCATGGATCCTTCGCCTCCGCCACGTGCACTGTCTGCCGAAGACCCTCCTCAGGGAAGGACATTTGG GCCGACGTGAGCATGGACAAGATCCCCCGCTGCCCAGTGTGCACTGGCGTTGTGAAGCCTGACATCGTGTTCTTTGGGGAGACACTGCCTCAGAGGTTCCTGCTGCATGTACTTGATTTCCCAATGGCAGATCTGCTGCTCATCCTCGGGACCTCCCTGGAG GACACACCTGTGGACACATTCTAG
- the SIRT3 gene encoding NAD-dependent protein deacetylase sirtuin-3, mitochondrial isoform X7 — translation MDMGAASLWGVRKAPCAVELAVLNSGITGGRRPISFSTRTSSIFGSGGDHKKEKLFLQDIAELIRARACQRVLVMVGAGISTPSGIPDFRSPGSGLYSNLQQYDLPYPEAVFELAFFSHNPKPFFTLAKELYLKNYRPNIIHYFLRLLHDKGLLLRLYTQNIDGLERVSGIPASKLVEAHGSFASATCTVCRRPSSGKDIWADVSMDKIPRCPVCTGVVKPDIVFFGETLPQRFLLHVLDFPMADLLLILGTSLEVPRTHLWTHSRSSTSRSEARDVTRATNVTLQ, via the exons ATGGACATGGGGGCTGCCAGTCTTTGGGGTGTGAGAAAGGCGCCCTGTGCAGTGGAGCTGGCAGTCCTGAACTCTGG CATTACAGGCGGAAGAAGACCCATATCTTTTTCCACTAGAACCTCAAGCATCTTTGGAAGCGGAGGTGACCATAAGAAGGAGAAGCTTTTTCTGCAGGATATAGCAGAACTGATTCGAGCCAGAGCCTGCCAGAGGGTGCTGGTCATGGTGGGGGCTGGCATCAGCACACCCAGCGGCATTCCGGACTTCAG GTCTCCCGGGAGCGGCCTCTATAGCAACCTGCAGCAGTATGACCTCCCATACCCCGAGGCTGTTTTTGAGCTGGCTTTCTTCTCTCACAACCCCAAGCCCTTTTTCACTTTGGCCAAGGAGCTGTACCTTAAGAACTACAGGCCCAACATCATACACTACTTCCTCCGACTGCTCCACGACAAGGGGCTGCTTCTGCGGCTCTACACGCAGAATATCGACGGGCTCGAGAGAG TATCTGGGATCCCTGCCTCAAAGCTGGTTGAAGCTCATGGATCCTTCGCCTCCGCCACGTGCACTGTCTGCCGAAGACCCTCCTCAGGGAAGGACATTTGG GCCGACGTGAGCATGGACAAGATCCCCCGCTGCCCAGTGTGCACTGGCGTTGTGAAGCCTGACATCGTGTTCTTTGGGGAGACACTGCCTCAGAGGTTCCTGCTGCATGTACTTGATTTCCCAATGGCAGATCTGCTGCTCATCCTCGGGACCTCCCTGGAG GTACCTAGGACACACCTGTGGACACATTCTAGAAGCTCTACCTCTAGATCTGAAGCTCGGGATGTGACAAGAGCAACAAACGTGACCCTGCAATGA
- the SIRT3 gene encoding NAD-dependent protein deacetylase sirtuin-3, mitochondrial isoform X5: MSITGGRRPISFSTRTSSIFGSGGDHKKEKLFLQDIAELIRARACQRVLVMVGAGISTPSGIPDFRSPGSGLYSNLQQYDLPYPEAVFELAFFSHNPKPFFTLAKELYLKNYRPNIIHYFLRLLHDKGLLLRLYTQNIDGLERVSGIPASKLVEAHGSFASATCTVCRRPSSGKDIWADVSMDKIPRCPVCTGVVKPDIVFFGETLPQRFLLHVLDFPMADLLLILGTSLEVEPFASLSEAVRSSVPRLLINRDVVGPFAWCPRSRDVVQLGDVVHSVERLVELLGWREELQDLIQQETEKLDGRDG; encoded by the exons ATGAG CATTACAGGCGGAAGAAGACCCATATCTTTTTCCACTAGAACCTCAAGCATCTTTGGAAGCGGAGGTGACCATAAGAAGGAGAAGCTTTTTCTGCAGGATATAGCAGAACTGATTCGAGCCAGAGCCTGCCAGAGGGTGCTGGTCATGGTGGGGGCTGGCATCAGCACACCCAGCGGCATTCCGGACTTCAG GTCTCCCGGGAGCGGCCTCTATAGCAACCTGCAGCAGTATGACCTCCCATACCCCGAGGCTGTTTTTGAGCTGGCTTTCTTCTCTCACAACCCCAAGCCCTTTTTCACTTTGGCCAAGGAGCTGTACCTTAAGAACTACAGGCCCAACATCATACACTACTTCCTCCGACTGCTCCACGACAAGGGGCTGCTTCTGCGGCTCTACACGCAGAATATCGACGGGCTCGAGAGAG TATCTGGGATCCCTGCCTCAAAGCTGGTTGAAGCTCATGGATCCTTCGCCTCCGCCACGTGCACTGTCTGCCGAAGACCCTCCTCAGGGAAGGACATTTGG GCCGACGTGAGCATGGACAAGATCCCCCGCTGCCCAGTGTGCACTGGCGTTGTGAAGCCTGACATCGTGTTCTTTGGGGAGACACTGCCTCAGAGGTTCCTGCTGCATGTACTTGATTTCCCAATGGCAGATCTGCTGCTCATCCTCGGGACCTCCCTGGAG GTAGAACCTTTCGCCAGCTTGTCTGAGGCTGTGCGGAGCTCAGTGCCCCGACTGCTCATCAACCGGGACGTGGTGGGGCCCTTTGCCTGGTGTCCTCGCAGCAGGGATGTGGTCCAGCTGGGGGATGTGGTTCACAGCGTGGAAAGGCTGGTGGAGCTTCTGGGCTGGAGAGAAGAGCTGCAGGACCTCATCCAACAGGAAACTGAAAAG CTCGATGGACGGGACGGATAG
- the SIRT3 gene encoding NAD-dependent protein deacetylase sirtuin-3, mitochondrial isoform X10, whose amino-acid sequence MSITGGRRPISFSTRTSSIFGSGGDHKKEKLFLQDIAELIRARACQRVLVMVGAGISTPSGIPDFRSPGSGLYSNLQQYDLPYPEAVFELAFFSHNPKPFFTLAKELYLKNYRPNIIHYFLRLLHDKGLLLRLYTQNIDGLERVSGIPASKLVEAHGSFASATCTVCRRPSSGKDIWADVSMDKIPRCPVCTGVVKPDIVFFGETLPQRFLLHVLDFPMADLLLILGTSLEDTPVDTF is encoded by the exons ATGAG CATTACAGGCGGAAGAAGACCCATATCTTTTTCCACTAGAACCTCAAGCATCTTTGGAAGCGGAGGTGACCATAAGAAGGAGAAGCTTTTTCTGCAGGATATAGCAGAACTGATTCGAGCCAGAGCCTGCCAGAGGGTGCTGGTCATGGTGGGGGCTGGCATCAGCACACCCAGCGGCATTCCGGACTTCAG GTCTCCCGGGAGCGGCCTCTATAGCAACCTGCAGCAGTATGACCTCCCATACCCCGAGGCTGTTTTTGAGCTGGCTTTCTTCTCTCACAACCCCAAGCCCTTTTTCACTTTGGCCAAGGAGCTGTACCTTAAGAACTACAGGCCCAACATCATACACTACTTCCTCCGACTGCTCCACGACAAGGGGCTGCTTCTGCGGCTCTACACGCAGAATATCGACGGGCTCGAGAGAG TATCTGGGATCCCTGCCTCAAAGCTGGTTGAAGCTCATGGATCCTTCGCCTCCGCCACGTGCACTGTCTGCCGAAGACCCTCCTCAGGGAAGGACATTTGG GCCGACGTGAGCATGGACAAGATCCCCCGCTGCCCAGTGTGCACTGGCGTTGTGAAGCCTGACATCGTGTTCTTTGGGGAGACACTGCCTCAGAGGTTCCTGCTGCATGTACTTGATTTCCCAATGGCAGATCTGCTGCTCATCCTCGGGACCTCCCTGGAG GACACACCTGTGGACACATTCTAG